One Desulfovibrio sp. UIB00 DNA window includes the following coding sequences:
- a CDS encoding glycosyltransferase family 4 protein, producing the protein MGMDARLNVLQISFRISFQPRQFEMRIGIVTTWFERGAAYVSRQYRDLLRKNGDDVLIYARGGERYAQNDPSWNTPDVTWGKKCAVQRITGIDRKDFVSWIRRNNLELIIFNEQWWFPPVYWAMECGCRTVAYIDYYTEATVDSFSIYDGLICNTQRHYSVFKKHPYCQYIPWGTDLELFHPQSTGSRGHEGPVFFHSAGLSPYRKGTDLVLKAFARLIGPAHLVLHMQEGAFSSIADVESLANELMEQGRLTIYNREVPAPGLYHLGDVYVYPSRLEGIGLTQAEALACGLPIIVPDNPPMNEFVAPESGVAVAVDKLWSRADGYYWPQCLVNLDALAAAMQTFVDDRCALVGKKVAARAFAERCLNWYKNGSNLSAWLSALPKHSLPDDLKRQLQDDEIPLPVTAVKLLKKCPRIWNLVTHLHKVFRKRY; encoded by the coding sequence ATGGGGATGGACGCGCGTCTGAACGTATTGCAGATATCCTTTCGGATTTCTTTTCAACCAAGACAGTTTGAAATGCGCATAGGTATAGTCACAACATGGTTTGAACGGGGCGCGGCCTATGTTTCACGTCAATATCGGGATCTTTTACGCAAGAACGGCGATGATGTCTTGATCTATGCTAGAGGCGGAGAAAGGTACGCACAAAATGATCCCAGCTGGAATACCCCAGATGTCACTTGGGGGAAAAAATGTGCTGTACAGAGGATTACGGGAATTGACAGGAAAGATTTCGTATCCTGGATTCGCCGCAATAACCTTGAATTGATTATTTTTAACGAGCAGTGGTGGTTTCCCCCAGTATACTGGGCTATGGAGTGTGGATGCAGGACTGTTGCATACATTGACTATTATACTGAAGCAACGGTGGATAGTTTCTCCATATATGACGGGCTTATTTGTAATACTCAACGGCACTATAGTGTATTCAAAAAACACCCTTACTGCCAGTACATTCCTTGGGGGACAGATCTAGAGCTGTTTCACCCTCAATCGACTGGGTCTCGTGGTCATGAAGGCCCCGTTTTTTTTCATTCCGCAGGACTGAGTCCTTACCGCAAAGGGACGGACCTTGTGTTGAAGGCCTTTGCGCGTCTTATTGGCCCGGCTCATCTTGTTTTGCATATGCAGGAAGGGGCCTTTAGTTCGATCGCCGATGTCGAGTCTTTAGCCAATGAACTGATGGAGCAGGGGCGTCTTACCATCTATAACAGAGAAGTTCCGGCCCCAGGATTATATCATTTGGGAGACGTCTATGTGTATCCATCACGCCTTGAGGGGATTGGTCTGACGCAGGCGGAAGCGCTTGCTTGCGGGCTGCCCATCATTGTTCCCGACAACCCGCCCATGAATGAATTTGTGGCTCCCGAATCCGGGGTCGCAGTGGCGGTCGACAAACTCTGGTCCCGAGCCGATGGTTATTACTGGCCCCAGTGTCTGGTCAATCTGGATGCTCTGGCAGCCGCCATGCAAACCTTTGTTGATGACAGATGTGCTCTTGTTGGAAAAAAAGTTGCAGCACGTGCTTTTGCAGAACGTTGCCTCAACTGGTATAAAAACGGCAGTAATCTCTCCGCCTGGCTTTCCGCGCTGCCAAAACATTCGTTGCCCGATGACTTAAAGCGTCAGTTACAGGATGATGAAATTCCTCTTCCGGTGACTGCAGTAAAACTACTCAAAAAATGTCCCAGGATCTGGAATCTTGTGACGCATTTGCATAAGGTCTTTCGCAAACGCTATTGA
- a CDS encoding glycosyltransferase, which translates to MIAPIVIFAFNRPRHLKNTLEALQRNSLAAQSDLFIYCDGARSDAEKKLTEETRRVARGTLGFRSVTVVTSEVNQGLGESIIRGVTEIIAKHERVIVLEDDLLTAPFFLEYMNTGLDIYADNPRVASVHGYLYPHTVSSPPETFFLKGTDCLGWGTWKRAWDIFDADAARLLQRIRDAACVHDFNAQGCYNFTGLLADVAEKRNSSWAVRWHAAAYLHDMYTLYPGRSLVFHAGSDGSGTNCGVDTLFDVPLSTTPIEVTSIEVRPNPIMVEARLAILLKESGGHFGIFKTRVRRCFPFLGRMWDALRGKKIRR; encoded by the coding sequence ATGATCGCGCCTATAGTCATTTTTGCCTTTAATCGGCCACGTCATCTGAAAAATACCCTTGAGGCGTTGCAACGCAATTCTCTCGCGGCACAAAGTGATTTGTTTATTTATTGCGACGGGGCGCGTTCTGATGCGGAAAAAAAACTGACGGAAGAAACTCGGCGTGTAGCCCGTGGCACCCTGGGCTTTCGCTCTGTCACGGTTGTTACCTCAGAAGTTAATCAAGGCCTCGGTGAAAGCATCATACGCGGCGTGACAGAAATTATAGCAAAGCATGAACGCGTTATCGTGCTTGAGGACGATCTGCTTACAGCCCCTTTCTTTCTGGAGTACATGAATACCGGGCTCGATATTTATGCCGACAATCCGCGCGTTGCTTCAGTACACGGCTATCTTTACCCACATACGGTATCATCTCCCCCCGAAACTTTTTTCCTGAAGGGTACAGACTGCCTGGGCTGGGGAACATGGAAACGGGCTTGGGATATTTTTGACGCTGACGCTGCAAGATTGTTGCAGCGCATTCGCGACGCGGCTTGCGTCCACGATTTTAATGCCCAAGGTTGCTATAATTTTACCGGGCTGCTGGCCGATGTGGCTGAGAAACGCAATTCTTCTTGGGCGGTGCGGTGGCATGCTGCAGCCTATTTGCACGATATGTATACGCTTTACCCTGGACGTTCCCTTGTTTTTCATGCCGGTTCTGACGGCTCAGGCACAAACTGCGGCGTTGACACGCTTTTTGACGTTCCTTTAAGCACCACCCCCATTGAGGTAACTTCCATTGAAGTGCGGCCAAACCCAATAATGGTTGAGGCTAGACTAGCGATCTTGTTGAAAGAAAGTGGGGGGCATTTCGGCATTTTTAAAACGCGTGTCCGGCGGTGTTTTCCTTTTCTGGGAAGAATGTGGGATGCTTTGCGCGGTAAAAAGATTCGGAGATAG
- a CDS encoding polysaccharide deacetylase family protein produces MVTCKLLARKLCFGAYQVCAAGINLVCPPAIVLAYHRVAQHKGDPLQLTVTPKNFTEQLEIIAETFDDVVRFDAVQLHTARPSVCLTFDDGYMDNYTIALPILERFNIPATFFVSTGHVEHGWPYWWEALSICGRLADHGRILAMPSSEQHKAVHVLLEACAPAAEALEECHPLTIAALQEFSRHPLVCLGAHTHTHPRLSNLGAEDQYQEIKKSLDKLESWTSVRPTVAAYPFGARSPFGRFCDYNKDSIKACRRLGLKRAAANFPGQVRPWTNCYAIPRHLVRDWDGPAFKIQLRTFLTRGYF; encoded by the coding sequence ATGGTCACGTGCAAGTTGTTGGCACGGAAACTGTGCTTTGGTGCCTATCAAGTATGCGCCGCCGGGATAAATCTGGTTTGTCCTCCTGCAATAGTTCTTGCTTATCACAGGGTTGCGCAGCATAAAGGAGACCCACTCCAACTGACGGTAACTCCCAAGAATTTCACTGAGCAATTGGAGATCATTGCGGAGACATTTGATGATGTCGTGCGTTTTGACGCTGTCCAGTTGCATACAGCACGGCCATCTGTTTGTCTGACCTTTGACGATGGTTATATGGATAATTACACTATTGCATTGCCTATATTGGAGCGTTTTAATATACCTGCTACATTTTTTGTGAGTACAGGCCACGTTGAGCATGGTTGGCCCTATTGGTGGGAAGCACTAAGCATATGTGGGAGATTGGCAGACCATGGGCGCATTCTGGCAATGCCCTCTTCAGAACAACATAAGGCTGTTCACGTACTGCTGGAAGCGTGTGCTCCTGCCGCAGAGGCTCTGGAAGAGTGTCACCCATTAACAATTGCGGCCCTACAAGAGTTCAGCCGCCATCCCTTGGTCTGCCTTGGCGCACACACACATACTCACCCGCGTTTAAGCAACCTCGGAGCTGAAGATCAATATCAAGAGATAAAAAAATCCTTGGATAAGCTGGAAAGCTGGACATCCGTCCGGCCGACTGTGGCCGCATATCCCTTTGGTGCCCGTTCTCCTTTTGGCCGATTTTGCGATTACAACAAGGACAGCATAAAGGCCTGCCGCAGGCTTGGACTTAAACGCGCGGCAGCCAACTTTCCTGGACAGGTTCGGCCATGGACAAACTGCTACGCCATACCGCGGCATCTCGTGCGTGATTGGGATGGGCCAGCATTCAAGATACAGCTTCGCACCTTTTTGACAAGAGGATATTTTTAG
- a CDS encoding glycosyltransferase codes for MRPVLCNTLDCGGGAAIAARRLHRGLRQLGDDSVFAVMQQSGDIPGCLALTSRLRRTLQPFFRQGERLPLLLYPKRDRNVLFSPSWRPSGVHRDIMGLRPDVVHLHWIADSFVPLHSLARLTAPIVWTLHDTWALTGGCHILKGCEFYRQGCGRCPELGSRTGMDMSSLGYSLREAAYKKVRMTIVAPSRHMEVLAKASPLFQNHQIVRIPNGVDTERFRPIDKHVARHILQLPQDVPLLVFGAVAPGRDPNKGFDLLCDALRELPMPLRGRAQCAVFGGSIAASETPLPAIELGRLHDDVSLALVYSAADVFICPSREENLPNTIMESLACGTPVVAFRTGGIPDLVDDEENGMLAPCYDVKALAEGITKILLSSVDQKQRLSCAARQKAVDEYALPDIARRYHDLYLTLIADSQHFH; via the coding sequence GTGCGGCCAGTTCTTTGTAATACTCTTGACTGTGGCGGCGGCGCTGCCATTGCCGCCCGACGACTCCACCGGGGGCTGCGGCAGTTGGGCGATGATAGTGTCTTTGCTGTCATGCAGCAGAGCGGGGATATCCCCGGCTGCCTTGCGCTTACCAGCCGACTGCGACGCACACTTCAGCCCTTCTTTAGGCAGGGCGAACGGCTGCCCCTCTTGCTTTACCCCAAGCGTGATCGGAATGTCCTTTTTTCGCCTTCCTGGAGACCATCTGGAGTTCATAGGGACATCATGGGCTTGCGCCCAGACGTGGTGCACCTGCATTGGATCGCGGACAGCTTCGTGCCGTTGCATTCTTTAGCGAGGTTGACCGCCCCTATCGTGTGGACATTGCATGATACATGGGCGCTGACAGGCGGCTGCCATATTCTTAAAGGCTGTGAGTTCTATCGACAGGGCTGCGGGCGGTGTCCTGAACTGGGCAGTCGAACAGGCATGGACATGAGTTCGTTGGGGTATTCATTGCGCGAGGCCGCCTATAAAAAAGTACGTATGACAATTGTTGCGCCCAGTCGACACATGGAGGTGCTGGCAAAGGCGAGCCCATTATTTCAGAATCACCAGATCGTGCGTATTCCCAATGGCGTTGATACTGAGCGTTTTCGGCCGATTGATAAGCATGTTGCACGCCATATTTTGCAGTTGCCGCAAGACGTGCCGTTGCTGGTTTTTGGAGCAGTAGCACCTGGCCGCGATCCCAACAAAGGGTTTGATCTGCTGTGTGATGCGTTGCGCGAGTTGCCGATGCCCTTGCGCGGGCGTGCACAGTGCGCTGTTTTTGGTGGGAGCATTGCAGCCTCGGAAACGCCGCTTCCCGCCATAGAGCTTGGCCGACTGCATGATGACGTATCACTGGCGCTTGTTTACTCTGCTGCAGATGTTTTTATCTGCCCTTCCCGTGAAGAGAATTTGCCTAACACGATTATGGAGTCGCTTGCCTGCGGTACCCCTGTGGTAGCCTTCCGTACCGGTGGCATCCCTGACCTGGTTGATGATGAGGAAAATGGCATGCTGGCGCCATGCTATGATGTGAAGGCTCTGGCAGAAGGCATTACCAAGATACTGCTGAGTTCTGTAGATCAGAAACAACGGTTGTCCTGCGCGGCCCGCCAAAAAGCTGTTGACGAATACGCCTTGCCAGACATTGCACGGCGTTATCACGACCTGTATCTGACATTGATCGCAGATTCTCAGCATTTTCATTAA
- a CDS encoding nucleotide sugar dehydrogenase: MVSFEDLLAKKSSVAVVGLGYVGLPLAVALSHHFDVIGFDINVARVDALNKGHDATNEVDDASLAASTARFTSDAGELAKAGVIIVAVPTPVDSHRQPDLTPVVGASRTVGRHMPKGCVVCYESTVYPGVTEDECIPLLEKESGMRFPADFTVGYSPERINPGDKVHRLETIRKVVSGSDAPTADLLVKVYGAVVTAGIHRASCIKVAEAAKVIENTQRDINIALMNELALIFNRMGIDTLEVLEAAGSKWNFLPFRPGLVGGHCIGVDPYYLTYKAEEIGCHPEVILAGRRINDGMGKYVAEICVKRLINADKHVKGARVGLLGFTFKENVPDIRNTRVVDIIAELKEYGITALVHDPEADAAEAHHEYGQTLLPLSDLKNLDVLILAVSHESFRQLDHAAIRAMFAGDAVTLMDIKGFWNKQEMLAAGFDLWRL, encoded by the coding sequence ATGGTTTCATTTGAAGACCTGTTGGCAAAGAAATCTTCCGTGGCAGTGGTTGGTCTGGGGTATGTTGGCTTGCCTCTGGCTGTTGCCCTTTCCCATCACTTTGATGTCATTGGCTTTGATATCAACGTGGCGCGGGTAGATGCACTCAACAAGGGGCACGATGCCACCAATGAGGTTGACGATGCTTCCCTTGCCGCCAGCACGGCCCGTTTTACCAGCGATGCTGGCGAGCTTGCCAAGGCTGGCGTGATCATTGTGGCTGTGCCTACCCCGGTAGACAGCCACCGACAGCCCGATCTTACGCCTGTGGTGGGTGCAAGCCGCACTGTTGGTCGTCATATGCCCAAGGGCTGCGTGGTGTGCTATGAGTCTACGGTGTACCCTGGCGTTACCGAGGACGAATGCATCCCTCTGCTGGAAAAAGAATCCGGCATGCGCTTTCCTGCGGATTTTACCGTGGGGTATTCGCCCGAGCGCATAAATCCCGGCGACAAGGTTCACCGGCTTGAAACCATCCGCAAGGTTGTTTCCGGCTCAGACGCTCCTACCGCAGACCTGCTGGTTAAGGTCTATGGCGCGGTGGTGACGGCGGGCATCCACAGGGCCTCGTGTATCAAGGTGGCCGAGGCCGCCAAGGTTATTGAAAACACGCAGCGTGATATCAACATCGCCCTGATGAACGAACTGGCCCTTATTTTCAACCGCATGGGCATCGATACGCTGGAAGTGCTTGAAGCCGCCGGCAGCAAGTGGAACTTCCTGCCGTTCCGTCCGGGTCTTGTGGGCGGGCACTGCATTGGCGTGGACCCCTATTACCTGACCTACAAGGCCGAAGAAATCGGCTGCCACCCCGAGGTTATCCTTGCGGGCCGCCGCATCAACGATGGCATGGGCAAGTATGTGGCAGAAATTTGCGTCAAGCGCCTCATCAATGCGGACAAGCACGTCAAGGGCGCGCGCGTGGGCCTGCTGGGCTTTACGTTCAAGGAAAATGTGCCTGACATACGCAATACCCGCGTGGTGGACATCATCGCAGAGCTGAAGGAATACGGCATCACGGCTCTGGTGCATGATCCCGAAGCTGATGCTGCGGAAGCCCATCACGAATACGGGCAAACACTGTTGCCTCTGAGCGATCTTAAAAATCTGGATGTCCTTATCCTGGCCGTATCACACGAGAGTTTCCGCCAGCTTGATCATGCGGCCATACGCGCCATGTTTGCTGGCGATGCAGTCACGCTTATGGATATCAAGGGCTTCTGGAACAAGCAGGAAATGCTTGCTGCCGGGTTTGATCTCTGGAGGCTGTAA
- the rfbB gene encoding dTDP-glucose 4,6-dehydratase, producing the protein MPCQLVTGGSGFIGSCYVLQARRQGVRVINLDKLTYAGNPANVEALKDDPDYVFVRGDIGNAELVAWLLETFQPDGIVNFAAESHVDRSIIDPDAFVRTNVLGTATLLRMAAQWWRALPAERASAFRFLHVSTDEVYGALQPGDPSFTEATPYCPNSPYSASKAASDHMARAFHETYGLPVLLTNCSNNYGPRQFPEKLIPLMICNALDGKPLPVYGKGANIRDWLHVEDHCAAIARVLEAGRVGRCYNIGGHAEKTNLEVVQTVCAILDQLVPLARGPYADQIEYVADRPGHDFRYAIDCSRIEAELGWKPTHKFDSGLRETVRWYLENIAWVENVRSGAYREWIAVNYAHRTCGGAN; encoded by the coding sequence ATGCCCTGTCAGCTGGTTACTGGTGGTTCAGGCTTTATCGGGTCCTGCTACGTTCTTCAGGCCCGACGGCAGGGTGTGCGCGTCATCAACCTCGACAAACTGACGTACGCTGGCAATCCCGCCAATGTTGAAGCGTTGAAAGACGATCCGGATTACGTCTTTGTGCGCGGCGACATTGGCAATGCCGAGCTGGTTGCCTGGCTGCTGGAAACCTTCCAGCCCGATGGCATCGTGAATTTTGCTGCGGAAAGCCACGTTGACCGTTCCATTATCGACCCCGATGCTTTTGTGCGCACCAATGTACTGGGTACGGCCACGCTGCTGAGAATGGCTGCCCAATGGTGGCGCGCGCTGCCTGCGGAGCGCGCTTCAGCCTTTCGTTTTCTGCACGTGTCCACAGATGAAGTCTATGGTGCGTTGCAACCGGGCGATCCGTCTTTTACAGAGGCGACCCCCTACTGCCCAAACAGCCCATATTCTGCTTCCAAGGCCGCCAGCGACCACATGGCGCGCGCCTTTCACGAAACCTACGGTCTCCCGGTGCTGCTCACCAATTGTTCCAACAATTACGGGCCGCGCCAGTTCCCTGAAAAACTCATTCCCCTGATGATTTGCAATGCCCTTGATGGCAAACCTTTGCCTGTCTACGGCAAGGGGGCCAATATTCGCGACTGGCTGCATGTAGAGGACCATTGCGCTGCCATAGCCCGAGTGCTTGAAGCGGGCAGGGTGGGGCGGTGTTACAACATCGGCGGGCATGCGGAAAAGACCAACCTTGAGGTTGTGCAGACCGTGTGCGCCATCCTTGACCAATTGGTTCCTTTGGCTCGCGGGCCTTATGCCGATCAAATCGAATATGTGGCCGACAGACCTGGGCATGATTTTCGGTACGCCATAGACTGCAGCCGAATAGAAGCGGAACTTGGCTGGAAGCCGACCCACAAGTTTGATTCCGGACTGCGTGAAACCGTCCGCTGGTATCTTGAAAATATTGCGTGGGTTGAAAATGTCCGCAGCGGCGCTTATAGGGAATGGATTGCGGTCAACTACGCCCATCGCACTTGCGGTGGGGCCAACTGA
- the rfbA gene encoding glucose-1-phosphate thymidylyltransferase RfbA → MNGWKGIVLAGGSGSRLHPLTLSVSKQLMPIYDKPMIYYPLSILMMAGIRDICFISTPEHLPLYKALLHDGSQLGCKFSYVVQPRPEGLAQAFLLAEDHIAGHNTCLILGDNVFFGHGLPALTHAAMARESGATIFGYHVRDPERYGVVEFDDARQVVSIEEKPVLPKSNFAVTGLYFYDQKVLDIARAVRPSARGELEITDVNNAYLQQGDLHVELMGRGIAWLDTGTHDSLMDAGAFVQAVEKRQGLKVACLEEIAWRNGYIDADAVRALAKPMAKTGYGQYLLELVDAGIGLWK, encoded by the coding sequence ATGAACGGCTGGAAAGGCATTGTTCTTGCGGGAGGCTCTGGCTCGCGCCTGCACCCATTGACTCTGAGCGTGAGCAAGCAGCTCATGCCCATCTATGACAAACCCATGATTTACTACCCGTTGTCTATTCTGATGATGGCGGGCATTCGGGATATCTGCTTTATTTCCACCCCTGAGCACCTGCCCCTTTACAAGGCTTTGCTGCACGACGGCTCGCAACTGGGCTGCAAGTTCAGCTACGTTGTGCAACCCCGCCCTGAGGGGTTGGCCCAGGCCTTTTTGTTGGCGGAAGATCACATTGCGGGGCATAATACCTGCCTGATTTTGGGTGATAATGTTTTCTTCGGTCATGGATTGCCAGCACTTACACACGCTGCCATGGCCCGCGAATCCGGAGCGACTATTTTTGGCTACCATGTGCGCGATCCTGAGCGTTACGGCGTTGTGGAATTTGACGATGCGCGGCAGGTAGTCAGCATTGAAGAAAAACCCGTCCTTCCAAAGTCCAACTTTGCGGTGACAGGCCTGTATTTTTATGACCAGAAGGTGCTGGATATCGCCCGCGCTGTGCGTCCCTCGGCCCGGGGCGAACTGGAAATCACAGATGTGAACAACGCCTATCTGCAACAGGGCGATCTGCATGTGGAGCTCATGGGGCGGGGCATTGCCTGGCTTGATACCGGTACGCATGATTCCCTCATGGATGCCGGTGCCTTTGTGCAGGCGGTAGAAAAACGCCAGGGACTCAAGGTGGCCTGCCTGGAGGAAATAGCCTGGCGTAACGGCTATATTGATGCGGACGCTGTGCGCGCACTGGCAAAGCCCATGGCCAAGACCGGCTACGGGCAATATCTTCTTGAACTTGTGGATGCGGGGATTGGGCTGTGGAAGTAG
- the rfbC gene encoding dTDP-4-dehydrorhamnose 3,5-epimerase, with product MEVVQTPIAGLLLVKPKVWGDQRGYFVETWQQQRYAAAGIDQPFVQDNHSMSARGILRGLHYQKTRPQGKLVYVSLGSVFDVAVDIRRDSPTFGKWFGVELSQQNQWQMWVQPGLAHGFVVTSEIAHFHYKCTDYYCPEDEAAIRWNDPALGIAWPVDEPLLSAKDQAAPLWAEAMQAADR from the coding sequence GTGGAAGTAGTTCAGACGCCTATTGCCGGGTTACTTTTGGTCAAACCCAAGGTGTGGGGTGACCAGCGCGGCTATTTTGTGGAAACATGGCAGCAGCAGCGCTACGCGGCGGCAGGCATTGATCAGCCTTTTGTGCAGGATAACCATTCCATGTCCGCCCGTGGCATACTGCGCGGTCTGCATTATCAGAAAACACGCCCTCAGGGTAAACTGGTCTATGTTTCGCTGGGCAGCGTATTTGATGTGGCTGTGGATATTCGGCGAGATTCCCCCACTTTCGGAAAGTGGTTCGGTGTAGAACTTTCACAGCAGAACCAGTGGCAGATGTGGGTACAGCCCGGCCTTGCACACGGTTTTGTAGTTACCAGCGAAATTGCTCATTTTCACTACAAGTGCACAGATTACTACTGTCCAGAGGACGAAGCGGCCATTCGCTGGAACGACCCGGCCCTCGGCATTGCCTGGCCCGTGGACGAACCTCTGCTTTCCGCCAAGGATCAAGCAGCTCCGTTGTGGGCTGAGGCTATGCAGGCCGCAGACCGCTGA
- the rfaD gene encoding ADP-glyceromanno-heptose 6-epimerase: MYIITGGAGFIGSAMLWRLNQAGITDILVVDNLGSTEKWKNLVNRRYARYVHRSEFLEMLRDNTLGGKVEAIVHMGACSSTTEKDADFLMANNTAYTVELCRFALEHGARFINAGSAATYGDGSQGFSDRPETTRRLKPLNMYGYSKHLFDLWLLDNKLTESVVSLKFFNVYGPNEYHKGDMRSVACKAFHEINATGRLRLFRSNMPDFADGGQMRDFVYVKDCVELMLWLLENPTANGILNAGTGKARSWNDLACAIFAALGKEPQIEYMDMPEALRGKYQNFTQADMSWMQEKNCPMSFASLEQGIADYVGNYMAQSDPYLEMSAK, translated from the coding sequence ATGTATATTATCACTGGTGGCGCAGGTTTTATTGGCAGCGCCATGCTCTGGCGGCTGAACCAGGCAGGCATAACTGACATACTGGTGGTGGATAACCTCGGTTCAACGGAAAAGTGGAAAAATCTCGTCAACCGGCGATATGCCCGCTATGTACACAGGTCTGAATTTCTGGAAATGCTGCGCGACAACACGCTGGGCGGCAAGGTAGAGGCAATCGTGCACATGGGGGCCTGTTCTTCCACCACAGAAAAAGACGCAGACTTTCTGATGGCCAACAACACGGCCTATACTGTAGAACTGTGCAGATTTGCCCTGGAACACGGAGCGCGCTTTATCAATGCCGGGTCAGCCGCTACCTACGGGGATGGCTCACAGGGTTTCTCTGACAGACCAGAAACGACCAGACGCCTCAAGCCCCTGAACATGTATGGCTACTCCAAACACCTTTTTGATTTGTGGCTGCTGGATAACAAACTTACAGAGAGCGTGGTCAGCCTCAAGTTTTTCAACGTCTACGGCCCCAATGAATACCACAAGGGCGACATGCGCAGCGTAGCCTGCAAGGCCTTTCATGAAATCAACGCTACGGGGCGTTTGCGACTCTTCAGATCAAACATGCCGGATTTTGCCGACGGCGGCCAGATGCGCGATTTTGTCTACGTGAAGGATTGCGTGGAGCTGATGCTCTGGCTGCTTGAAAACCCGACAGCCAACGGCATCCTCAATGCGGGCACGGGCAAGGCTCGAAGCTGGAACGATCTGGCTTGTGCCATATTTGCCGCATTGGGCAAAGAACCCCAGATTGAGTATATGGACATGCCGGAAGCCTTGCGCGGGAAATACCAAAACTTCACCCAGGCGGATATGAGCTGGATGCAGGAAAAAAACTGCCCGATGAGCTTTGCGTCGCTGGAACAGGGCATTGCGGATTATGTGGGCAACTATATGGCCCAGAGCGATCCCTATCTTGAAATGTCCGCCAAATGA